In Bradyrhizobium sp. CCBAU 051011, the following are encoded in one genomic region:
- a CDS encoding cytochrome P450 → MDVRETTAACRDAFAELASPACIHDPYPFMRWLREHDPVHRAASGLFLLSRHADIYWALTATGDAFRGPAPGELARYFPRAATSLSLKLLASTLAMKDPPTHTRLRRLISRDFTLLQIDNLRPSIAHIVAARLDGMAPALERGEAVDLHREFALALPMLVFAELFGLPQDDMFGLAAGIGAIAEGLSPHASDCQLAAADVASARVQAYFGDLIQRKRTDPRHGIVSMLVGAHDDDADTLSDVELISMLWGMLLGGFATTAATIDHAVLAMLAYPEQRHWLQADAVGVKAFVEEVLRCDAPAMFSSIPRIAQRDIELGGVVIPKNADVRVLIAAGNRDPDAFADPDRFDPARFYGTSPGMSTGGKIMLSFGHGIHFCLGAQLARVQLAESLPRIQARFPALALAEQPTREPSAFLRTFRALPVRLHARGGG, encoded by the coding sequence ATGGACGTGCGAGAAACCACTGCAGCATGCCGCGACGCCTTCGCGGAACTGGCGTCGCCAGCGTGCATCCACGACCCGTATCCGTTCATGCGGTGGTTGCGCGAGCACGATCCGGTGCATCGCGCGGCGTCGGGCCTCTTTCTGTTGAGCCGCCACGCCGACATCTACTGGGCGCTCACGGCCACGGGCGATGCGTTTCGGGGACCGGCGCCGGGCGAACTGGCGCGCTATTTCCCGCGTGCGGCAACCAGCCTGTCGCTCAAGCTGCTGGCGTCCACGCTAGCGATGAAGGACCCACCGACGCATACGCGTCTGCGCCGGCTGATCTCGCGCGATTTCACCTTGCTCCAGATCGACAATCTGCGGCCGAGCATCGCGCACATCGTCGCAGCGCGCCTGGACGGCATGGCGCCGGCGCTAGAGCGTGGGGAGGCGGTCGACCTGCATCGGGAATTCGCGCTGGCCCTGCCCATGCTGGTCTTTGCCGAACTGTTCGGCCTGCCCCAGGACGACATGTTCGGGCTCGCCGCCGGCATCGGCGCCATTGCGGAAGGCCTGAGCCCGCACGCCAGCGATTGCCAGCTCGCCGCGGCGGACGTGGCCAGCGCCAGGGTGCAGGCCTACTTCGGCGACCTCATACAGCGCAAGCGCACCGATCCCCGCCACGGTATCGTGTCGATGCTGGTCGGCGCACACGACGACGATGCCGACACGCTGTCGGATGTGGAGTTGATCAGCATGCTGTGGGGCATGCTGCTGGGCGGCTTCGCCACAACTGCTGCGACCATCGACCATGCGGTCCTGGCCATGCTGGCGTATCCCGAACAGCGGCATTGGCTGCAGGCAGACGCCGTGGGGGTAAAGGCATTCGTCGAAGAAGTCCTGCGCTGCGACGCGCCCGCCATGTTCAGCTCCATTCCGCGTATCGCCCAGCGCGACATCGAACTGGGCGGCGTGGTGATTCCGAAGAACGCGGACGTGCGCGTGCTGATCGCGGCCGGCAATCGCGACCCAGACGCCTTCGCTGATCCCGACCGCTTCGATCCCGCGCGGTTCTACGGCACCAGTCCTGGCATGTCGACCGGTGGGAAGATCATGCTGAGCTTCGGCCACGGCATCCACTTCTGCCTCGGTGCGCAACTGGCCCGGGTGCAGTTGGCCGAGAGCCTGCCGCGGATCCAGGCGCGCTTCCCCGCGCTAGCGTTGGCCGAGCAGCCGACCCGGGAGCCCTCCGCGTTCCTTAGGACGTTCCGCGCGCTGCCGGTGCGGCTGCATGCGCGAGGGGGAGGCTGA
- a CDS encoding cytochrome P450, with protein sequence MSEQPLPTLPMWRVDHIEPSPDMLALRADGPIHRVRFPSGHEGWWVTGYDEAKAVLSDAAFRPAGMPPAAFTPDSVILGSPGWLVSHEGGQHARLRTIVAPALSNRRVKLLVQHVEAIAAQLFETLAAQPQPADLRRHLSFPLPAMVISALMGVLYEDHAFFAGLSDEVMTHQHESGPRSASRLAWKELRAYIRGKMRDKRQDPGDNLLTDLLAAVDQGKATEEEAIGLAAGMLVAGHESTVAQIEFGLLAMFRHPQQRERLVGDPSLVDKAVEEILRMYPPGAGWDGIMRYPRTDVTIAGVHVPAESKVLVGLPATSFDPRHFDDPEIFDIGREEKEHLAFSYGPHHCIGSALARLELKVVFGSIFQRFPALRLAVAPEELKLRKAIITGGFEEVPVLW encoded by the coding sequence ATGTCCGAACAACCTTTGCCGACGCTGCCGATGTGGCGCGTCGATCACATCGAGCCCTCGCCCGATATGTTGGCGCTACGCGCCGACGGTCCGATCCACCGCGTGCGCTTCCCATCCGGGCACGAAGGCTGGTGGGTGACAGGCTACGATGAGGCCAAGGCGGTGCTGTCCGACGCGGCGTTCCGGCCCGCGGGAATGCCGCCGGCCGCATTCACCCCGGATTCGGTGATTCTTGGTTCGCCGGGGTGGCTGGTCTCGCACGAGGGGGGCCAGCATGCCCGGTTACGCACCATAGTGGCGCCGGCCTTAAGCAACCGCAGGGTGAAGCTGCTCGTGCAGCACGTCGAGGCGATCGCCGCGCAGTTATTCGAGACACTGGCGGCCCAGCCCCAGCCCGCCGACCTGCGGCGCCACCTCTCCTTTCCGCTTCCGGCCATGGTCATCAGCGCGCTGATGGGGGTGCTCTACGAGGATCACGCCTTTTTCGCCGGGCTGTCCGACGAGGTGATGACGCATCAGCATGAAAGCGGCCCGCGCAGCGCGTCGCGCCTGGCCTGGAAAGAACTGCGCGCCTACATTCGCGGCAAGATGCGGGACAAGCGCCAGGATCCGGGCGACAACCTGCTGACGGATCTGCTCGCGGCGGTCGACCAGGGCAAGGCGACCGAGGAAGAGGCGATCGGCCTGGCGGCGGGCATGCTGGTGGCGGGGCACGAGAGCACCGTCGCGCAGATTGAATTCGGCCTGCTGGCTATGTTCCGCCATCCGCAACAGCGCGAACGCTTGGTCGGCGATCCTTCCCTGGTGGACAAGGCGGTGGAGGAAATCCTGCGCATGTACCCGCCTGGCGCGGGCTGGGACGGCATCATGCGCTATCCGAGAACCGACGTGACGATCGCGGGCGTGCATGTTCCCGCGGAGAGTAAGGTGCTGGTCGGCCTGCCGGCGACATCGTTCGATCCGCGCCATTTCGACGACCCGGAAATCTTCGACATCGGACGCGAAGAAAAGGAGCACCTGGCGTTCTCCTACGGGCCGCATCACTGCATCGGCTCGGCGCTGGCCAGGCTGGAACTCAAGGTGGTGTTCGGTTCGATCTTCCAGCGCTTTCCCGCGCTGCGCCTGGCCGTGGCGCCCGAAGAACTGAAGTTGCGCAAGGCGATCATTACCGGCGGGTTCGAGGAGGTCCCGGTGCTCTGGTGA
- a CDS encoding VirK family protein: MKFNRRCLSILFSLLSAVSVSTMAKADEPSPKYVEVLSALQAGKNVKLILDLSRCTTLDGGKPGPATQAGLLISAFRVTAQNGISFANAHQTVDSSGQPVTEYIRHSLSREGKLTVRASKLIVGATEVVHQGEFVCELPDGAKFVSSLQ; encoded by the coding sequence ATGAAGTTCAATCGCAGATGCCTGTCGATCCTGTTTTCGTTGCTTTCGGCTGTGAGCGTGAGCACGATGGCCAAGGCCGATGAGCCCTCGCCGAAATACGTTGAGGTGCTCAGTGCCCTGCAGGCCGGCAAGAATGTGAAGCTCATATTGGACCTAAGCCGCTGTACCACGCTCGATGGCGGCAAGCCCGGACCAGCGACGCAGGCCGGGCTGCTTATTAGTGCGTTCAGGGTGACCGCCCAGAACGGCATCAGCTTTGCTAATGCGCATCAAACCGTGGATAGCTCGGGACAGCCAGTGACGGAATACATTCGCCACAGCCTCAGCCGCGAAGGCAAGCTTACGGTGCGGGCATCCAAGCTGATCGTCGGGGCGACCGAAGTAGTACATCAGGGCGAATTCGTGTGCGAACTGCCGGACGGCGCAAAGTTCGTTTCTTCTCTCCAGTGA
- a CDS encoding IS5 family transposase: MRPRERSETGEQDLFRSRLDQIIDMKHPLVRLGRTVDWGFLEGRFGEVYDDDPGRPPLPTRLMAGLSILKHTYDLSDEVLCERWVENPYYQYFCGEEFFQHRLVFDRSSLTRWRNRMGEERLAALIQESLSVAVKTEAVKPSELSRVIVDTTVQPKNVTFPTDAKLLNRAREKLVRLAQRHGVILRQSYARVGKFALIEHQHYAHAKQFKRANRKLKTLRTYLGRVIRDIGRKIEGNSGLEAAFAKLLALARRVREQQQRQRGPKVYSLHAPEIECIGKGKAHRPYEFGVKVSVATTIGHARGGQLVTHVKALPGNPYDGHTLATVIPDMEALIGNIIARLLADKGYRGHNAPPDYKFRVFISGQKRGVTPRIKRQLRRRAAVEPVIGHLKAEHRMGRNYLWFRRGDAANAVLAAAGYNFRRLIRWLRLLLHLFLTALFSGGRLNPA, encoded by the coding sequence ATGCGGCCACGAGAGCGGAGCGAGACGGGGGAACAGGATCTTTTCCGCTCCCGGCTCGATCAGATCATCGACATGAAGCATCCGCTGGTGAGGCTGGGCCGCACGGTGGATTGGGGCTTTCTGGAAGGGCGGTTCGGCGAGGTTTACGATGATGATCCCGGCCGGCCGCCGCTGCCGACGCGCTTGATGGCGGGGCTTTCGATCCTCAAGCACACCTACGACCTGTCCGACGAGGTGCTGTGCGAGCGGTGGGTCGAGAACCCCTATTACCAATACTTCTGCGGCGAAGAATTCTTCCAGCACCGGTTGGTGTTCGATCGCTCGTCGCTGACGCGCTGGCGCAATCGCATGGGCGAGGAACGGCTGGCGGCGCTGATCCAGGAAAGCCTGTCGGTTGCCGTCAAGACCGAGGCAGTCAAGCCGTCCGAACTGTCGCGGGTGATCGTCGACACCACGGTTCAGCCCAAGAACGTGACGTTCCCCACCGACGCGAAGCTTCTAAACCGGGCGCGCGAGAAGCTGGTGCGGCTGGCGCAGCGCCATGGGGTGATTTTGCGTCAGTCCTATGCGCGGGTGGGCAAGTTCGCCCTGATCGAGCACCAGCACTATGCCCACGCCAAGCAGTTCAAGCGCGCCAACCGGAAGCTCAAGACGCTGCGGACCTATCTGGGCCGCGTGATCCGCGACATCGGCCGCAAGATCGAGGGTAACAGCGGGCTCGAGGCGGCGTTCGCAAAGCTGCTGGCGCTGGCGCGGCGCGTGCGCGAGCAGCAGCAGCGTCAACGTGGGCCGAAGGTTTATTCCCTGCACGCGCCGGAGATCGAGTGCATCGGCAAGGGCAAGGCCCACCGGCCTTACGAGTTCGGCGTCAAAGTCTCCGTCGCCACCACGATCGGCCACGCCAGGGGCGGCCAACTCGTCACCCATGTGAAGGCACTGCCCGGCAATCCCTATGACGGTCACACGCTGGCCACCGTGATCCCGGACATGGAGGCGCTCATCGGCAACATCATCGCGCGCCTCCTCGCCGACAAGGGATATCGCGGCCACAACGCCCCACCCGATTACAAGTTCAGGGTCTTCATCTCCGGCCAGAAGCGAGGAGTGACACCAAGGATCAAACGCCAATTGCGCCGCAGGGCCGCTGTCGAGCCCGTCATCGGCCATCTCAAAGCCGAGCACCGCATGGGCCGCAATTATCTCTGGTTCCGTCGCGGCGATGCAGCCAACGCCGTCCTCGCCGCCGCCGGCTACAACTTCCGCCGCCTCATCCGCTGGCTCAGGCTTTTGCTGCACCTCTTCCTGACCGCACTCTTCTCCGGCGGTCGGCTTAATCCAGCGTGA